The window tattttgtttttttttcttcttgtgttgtATGTTCTGGGGGTCAGGTATTGGACTGTAACTATTTGTTTGTTGGCTTCGGGTGTTGTAATTTGTTTCTAAACAGCCAGTTGTTTAAACTTGTAATGATAGTTTCATTTTCTTAATTCTGTCTCTTTATCTCTTGTAACGACAGTATGTTGGCCTCGTGCAGTTGTTCATTCTCGTGTCAAATTATATACTAGTTGCTTGCTTCATTGTTTCCTACAAGTGATCTCCCTGTGTATATTAGTAGACTTTGCTGTTGTTGTTTCAGTGAAAgaactttattgaattttgtaTTAATTAGTTAAAATATCATAAATTTGCTTCACCTCTCTGCCATGGAGCTTCTCAAGGagtctccttttctttctttctctctctctctctctcattccaTGAGTAATTATTGTCTAACAACTAAAGGCAAAAATAGTTCGATTTTCCTCATTTTTCTAGTGCCGACAAAGCCTACATTTGAGAGGTTTAGGTACTACAATCTCTTTAGGAAGCCAATGAAGCGTGGTATATGAAGGTCATTGAAGTTGTTGTAGCTCAAATTCAAATGTTTCAGAAACTTGAGCTGGAGCAAGGAATGATCCACTCTCCCACTCAAGTTCCACATGTCATATCTTGTATCAGATGCATTTGCATATGGATTATGGAGATCAATACTGACAACTAATGCAGTGCTGAGACACAGTTGCTACTACAAAGTAAAAGCAATAAGTGGACAATCCAAGAACAACATTAGAGACTCATTATAGCTACATGTTGAAATTGAAGAGGATTTATCATACCACAATTACAACACCAACATTATTCAACAGTGTTTAATGATATAAATTAACAAACCAAGTTTACATCTAGAATTACAACATTTAACCATTTACAAACCAAGTTTGCGTCAAGTAGTCAATGTCAGTAGCGGAtccagaaaaaaatttaaaagggtGCTAGATAAAAATTTAAGATAGTCTAGCTCCCGAAAGCCACGTAGTCTTGCTGATGACAAAGGAGGTCATGAAATTTAAAGAAATTGACAAATGTCACTACACTTCCAGATGCTTTGGTCCCTCTCATTAGCAGTAAACATGTGTTGTAGACCAAACAAAGAAACCTCCAGGTCTAAGAATCCTATTGAGCTCCAGTGGCTTCTCACCTGCATTAACATAGTTCAGATATAAAATTGAGGATAAACATTACTCTACAAAAGTAAAAGAATTAACTAAAATATAACAGGTACCATCTGCATCCCAGTGGACTATCCGCGTGAGATGTTGATATCACCGTGAATGCAGAATCACGTCAAACCTCTCCTCGCGATTATTCTCCACGAAACAAATCTCACGTTAATGCATTTCCACTATTATCTCATAATAATATGTTTGTTTGAGATAATTGATGCTAGTAaattatcaaaattcaaaatttgtaaATTCTTATAAATTTAAATTGCCAAAATTTTCCAACATTAAGCAGTTCAAACACAAGCTTTTGAGAACTGATTTTAAAAATGAGCTAAGCAAAATTTCATGTTGcactcacacacaaagaatatgcTATGAATGTCTAAAGAATTTAAATTACACATCGAGGAGAATGAAGCGCCATGTTCTGTGAACCAAGTCAAAATTCAATGGCTGGAATCACTCATTCAACGTAATAGATCAATTTGATCGAACCAGTAAATAACTTAAAATAGGAGAAAAATGAGAGACAAAAGCCTGCATTGGGTTCTTGACAGATGTAAATGCAAAGTTTGTAAGATAACACCCACAAATATTCCTCACCATCAAAGTTAAAGTTGACTCCCTCCCTCCAGAGGAGCTTCCTTCCATGGTTGAAGTAATTCTACATTCATTAGACTATTGTAAATGGTACTCTATTTATCACAAAGCATATTCAATAAAGTGAGTAGACTAAATGAAACACATTTCCAGAAAACTAGTGAAATTCATCTTCCTTTTCTGCCGATATAAAACAGAAGTGATTCTGATAAACATAAGCAAATTCTCAGGAAAGAAATAGTAAAATAATGCATAAGGCTATGTTCAAACATCTAAAAGTTAATAAACTACAGATCGAAGAGGCTGCAGGGCCACTTGAATTTGATGTTCAAAAGAAAAATTGCAAGATCTGTTTTACAAGAAAATATAAAAGCCGGAAGGTTTAGACGAGGCTAGAAAATATAAAAGCCGGAAGGTAAATCTCAAAGTTGCAACTGAGGTCACTCTAAAGAAACATCATTTTTCGCCAAAGTATACGAGCTTTTACCAATGAAGGAGTTTGTCGGCGAAGTGAGGTTGCAGAGTGAGAAACCCTAGATCTAGTGAGAGAGAGCTCGCCGTAGGAGAGCTCAGAGCGAGAGAGGCGTTCTTGCGGCGAGAGGGGCGCTTTGGCTAGAGAGAGAGTCGTAGATCCAGCTTCGGCGCAAGAGGGATGGGTGATGGGCGATTTGGAGAGCTCACGGCGAGGGAGAGCTCACGGTAGAAAAGGGCTCGCTGCGAGAGAGAGTCGTACGTCTGGTCCCGTAGCTTCAGCGAGAGAGAGGCGCATTTGCGGCGAGAGGGGCGCTTCGGCGATTCGGAGAGGGAGGCGCGTTCGGCGATTCGGAGAGGGAGGAGTGGCTAGGTTTCGTGGTGAAGAATCGCGCGAGGAGAAGTTTGACGGCTTATAACTTCTCACGCGGATGACGTGGAACTCGCCACATAAGTGTGCCGCACGAAAACCGCAGGACTATCACCGCAAGCAGTCAATTGATAACACAACCAGCAATTAGCAAGTCCAGGTCTAAACAAAATGGTTAAAGTATCATGGACGAGTCAATTGATAAAGACATCATCTTGGATAACAACTGAAATCCTCATACCAATCAACTAAACATCAATAACTAATCGACTGATGGATATTGATCAACAACTATAAAAAGGACTCTAAGTTGTTCGACCAAAGCATCAAAAATTCTCATAACCCACAACAAATACTCACCCTACAACACCCTCAAGACAACAAGTGTGCTTCAAATTTCTATGGTTCGAAGtttgtttacttttattatttacATTCCATAAATTATTTATTTCTGCAGTTGTTATTAATTTGTCTAATGAATTCTTgtgatttaaattttctattgttcGGATTTTATGAACATATATTATTGTTACACAGGCTTTGTGTAAAGGTTTTTTCACCTTTGTGTGCCCTTCTTGTTTTTTTTGTTCCTTTTACTTTCAATGTACTATTATTCAGCAAAgcttttgaaaactaatttttaaactctAAATTAAGCTTTAAAAAATACATTAATTATAAAAATGTTATTCACTCCCTTTAATTCTTTTCGGTTCAATAATAaagagaaatatatatatatatatatatatatatatatatatatatatatagattaatCTAGACTGTGTAATCCTCTAAAATTGatcctaaaattaaaagaattattataAAGTTTGTTATTCTACGAAGACATTCAATTGTGAGATTTGTTTATATCATATGTAAAGACATCTTTGCTCGACAATTTTTATATAGTAAGATTTTCCTTTGAGAAAGTCACACTAGTGCAAACTAGAATGGAGTTTCTCTTAACCATGTAAAATCTCCATGTTAAATTCTTActtatttatgtttattattttaattGCTACTACTAATGATAGATTAATTTACTATAAGTTATATCTTTACTTTATTTTCTGTTCTAAGTTATATCATGACTAATTCAGTTCATCAATTACTAAATATCTTTCTCTCGATATAAATAAATACTCATTTTTCTTGTgagaaaataaaacatattaCTAAAATCCATATCTCATTTGGCACAGCAACAAACAAAGCTTAATATGTTTCGACTCTTGTAATGGAAAACGTACAGAACTTATTGAATTGAACACGATATAAAGCGAGTGGATGACGTATAATACATGTAGAACAAGCATTAAGTTAAGTGAAGCTGTTAATGGAGGAACGACTGTAGAAAGAGCTACTGAGATCTACATTGGCTCCTTTTTTCCTGGAGAACATATCTCCTACCAATGGAACAATAGGCTTTTTCTTCTGCAGCTTAATCCGTCTTCGACCGAATTGGGTTTGGTCTTCTGTCCTGACGATGCTCAGCACTTGACGCAAAGTCGGCAAATACTCAAATCTTTCTTCTAAGTTTGTTGTTCTATACTCTTGCCATTGATCTACTGGCTGAGCACTCTCTGTTGCTTCTAATTTAGAGATTCGGTCTTGTACCTGGGACCTGAGAGTGGCAATTGTTTTGGCTGTTTGGGACTCCCTCTCCTTCATATGAATCAACTCTTGCTTTATCTCCTCGACTTCAGCCTCCAATTTTCGTAGAAAGTTAAAGGTAGTTGAAGAATGGTAGGAATTTGGCGAGGAGGAAACACTCGAGCAGACTGGTTTTGGAACCAGATTTGGAAATGAAAGAATTGGCATGGGAGGGGTGTCTACTTTGGAACTAGCAGTGACCTTATGAGAAGAAGAAGCATCGCCGGTAAGCAAGCGTTCCCCGAAGACTGCAACGGCCTCCTTGACGGATCGGAAGGGGCGAGTGGTGTCCACCTCTCCTTGAGCTGGAACAGAGGATGCATGGCCTTCCAGGGTTTCTTCCATGCAATGAAGACAATTGTTGGATCGTGGAGCACAAATCAGATATACATATAAGTTTTGAGGAGAATGATGGTGGGTTTGATTGCTTTACGTCTACTTCATTATCATAGCTGTAAACTGCTGCCTCCGTTGCAAGGGAAAGATAAGTTTTTCCAAACTTCCAACAGAAAGAAGAGAAACTTATGGAGAAAGGTCTTTTAGTGAGGACCTATTGTTTAAGTGTACGAAGACAATTAATTGTGGCTTCAAGTATGCAATAGGGCCTTCTGTTTTTAACAAGGTAGCTAATAATTGTCTATGGAGATGCAAAATACCATTCAAGATTAAACGGCAATTTCCCAAAGGGGCATTTCCGAATTCGCAAAAGGATCATCAAGGTTTTATTCTTCCCAAAGGCCGCACCTAATTTTCATTTTGCCCCCTCTTGCCAACAACTAACTCTTCTATTTCCCCTCTCTTTTGCATATAACAtgccttttatttatttttattgtggtagATTTGTAGAATcttctattttatttatcttttatgAATATGACTTTTAAATATCAGCATTGGTACTAATTTTTACAAATCAACAACATAGCTTAATACATCAGCATCGCTATGATGTtggttttttaaaaatcaacaccacaACTTAAATACTAGTACCGTTagtaagatttttaaaaaataataaagaaaaatatatttggaCTTCGGAGTACTATAGAAATACACAAAAATTGGAATGGATCCAATCACAGCTATCTAGGGGATTTAAATTTATGAAAAGTTGGCATGTAATGGAAGAAAAAGGTACAATGAAGATATTTATGGTGTCCATGTATAATTCTAACATTCTTATAATAAGTTATATGTATGTTTTAATTATCTTAAAGTTATAAACTTTGAAAGCTTTCTGATCATTGTTATTAAGGACTTAAGCTAATATCTTTAGGCATACATAGACACTGGGACATTTTAGAAACTTGTAGCACTTGAAATGAATCTAATCAACTCTCTAactccatcaatggattttgaccgaaacttaTTGATAGACTTAGAggatttgaatttaaaaaaaattgacatgTAATGTTAGAGCTGAATGTCGAGAAGATAGATATGATGTGCAAGCTTCATCTTGAGCCTCATAAATGAAATTATAATTATGTGTCAATTGGCACACACTCTAGTGTTGGTCATGGAAGATCATCACCACAGTGGTGTTGATCTTTCGTAAGTAGCACTAGAGTGTTATATTCTTTTTACAGGGGGTGTTGCTGGTTTCGAAATCAACACCATAATGTTCTAAAAATCTAAATATCTTTTGAGTGGTAAGGTCTTCAAACAGTAAAGGAGGGCATATTTGGACTTCGATGCACTGTAAAATCCATAGGGGTTGGAATGAGTCTGATCGgaactctctaggtctatcaatggattttgactgaaattctttgatggacctagagagttttGATTGGACTCATTCCAAGTGCTATAAGTTTTTGAAGTGCCCCAGAATCTATATATGTCAGAGATATCAACTTAAAGTCATTAACAACATTGATTAAAAGGTTTTCAAAGTTTATGACTTTAATACAATTGATACATACATATTAGAACAAACTTCCAAaggttataacttttgactcgagtAGCAGAATGAGATGTTCTATGCGCCAAATCAAAGCTCGTTTAGATATCTATTCCATTAcatgtcatttttttttcataaattcaaatttcctaggtccatcaatgagctTTAATCAAAATACATTAATGAACCTAGAGAGTTCCGATTCAACTCATTCCAAGTGTTAAAGGTTTCTGAAGTACCCCATAGTCTATATGTGCCTAGAGATATTAGCTTTAAGTTATTAGCAGCAGTGATCAGAAAGTTTTTAAAGTTTATAACTTTAAGACAATTAATACATACACATAACTTATCATAAGGATATTAGAATTAAACATGAATACTATAAATATCTTCACTACACTGTTCTTTTTCATTACATGCCAActttttagaaatctaaaattctctatccatcaatgaattttggttaaaacttattgatggatctagagagatCCAATCGAACTCATTCTAACTTCTATAGATTTCTACAATATTGTTGAGTCTAAATATGTCTTCTTtactgttaaaaaaaaaatcttattgatGATATTGGTGTCTAAATTGTGGTGTCGGTATGTTAAGCTGTAATACTGATTTTAACAAATTAGCATCACAATGGTACTGATGTTTAAAAATCCACATCATTAAAGAATAAAAATtagaagagaggaaaaaaatGTGAAAGAAGAGATGAAAGTTGGTAAAAGACGACTATGCTCACTCCAGCACCCctaaaagaagagaggaaagagaagagatgatgcTACATGCAATGAAGAGAAGAAACAGAAGAGAGGATGCTATATGtaaaggagagaagaaagaaaaaaaatcttttgttgGTGGGAGAGGTAAATAAAAAttagatgtttttttttaaagaatgaaATCTTGGTGCACCTTTAgagctgatccggtggtaagagcccgggaccccctaacgaggggtcaacgccacgtggaggtcaaatggccaagtagcccgccggagaagggtgagccgtccggacttggaagaaatggataagaccgatcggccgaccaagggACATTCGGTAATAAAAGGCGCCCCGACCGGGTAGGGGTTCCGGCGCTTTGTCGAAACAGtagttaagagccgagcggaagaaccaggagaaaatgacactgctaacagtctctacatagcgcctactggaaatttccccagcacaccaatgtcaacggcaggccggacgcgAGGTGACTGCCGTCCGACCAGCGCGTAAAAGGAGGaggggccggccggacggactccctgtccagccggtcggacgcctcggattatgagcagtaaagaagggggaacatcttctgacaaccgtcaagtcatatggctaggccatactcctagtctgacaacggggtgtcctattgtcccatcgaaggcgcaatgggactgttgcagtatggcgtcaggtaagctctctgacaggtgcataccggggtatgggttgcCGACACATATGCCCCTCGgcggacgtgcattagttctttcatcactctatataaagaacctctcacttcgccggaggtacgcgctctacgagttttggagcccctttctctctattgagctttgcctgacttgagcgtcggagggttgccatcgggaaccccttcccggcccgacttctgtgcaggatcgctggagcttcggaggcctacgccatcgactaggaaagcaccacgtgcccagcgtcctttggttcggcgattcggacaggatcaatttggcgtcgtctgtgggaacgctcctgcatccgatcggaaacaatggacgaggctggatgacaacacacggtgacgctttcgaacgaggaactcgatgctctgatcgagataagggccgccaagct is drawn from Zingiber officinale cultivar Zhangliang chromosome 1B, Zo_v1.1, whole genome shotgun sequence and contains these coding sequences:
- the LOC122038959 gene encoding WEB family protein At3g51220-like produces the protein MEETLEGHASSVPAQGEVDTTRPFRSVKEAVAVFGERLLTGDASSSHKVTASSKVDTPPMPILSFPNLVPKPAEVEEIKQELIHMKERESQTAKTIATLRSQVQDRISKLEATESAQPVDQWQEYRTTNLEERFEYLPTLRQVLSIVRTEDQTQFGRRRIKLQKKKPIVPLVGDMFSRKKGANVDLSSSFYSRSSINSFT